The genomic interval TCTCCAAGGGTCGTATATCCGGTGGCGGTGGGGGGTTTGGCAGAGGTGGTGTCTCAGCCCATTCATTCAAGGAGCGGGTTGAAGGTGGGGGTGTGGGAATTGCTGGGTCCTGGAAACTAGAGGCACCAGGTACTGCATTGTCCCGAAACCATTTTAGTTGCCCATGCTTCAAGGCATAGCGTGTGTCACCAAACCACTGAATGATCTCAGGTCGAGGTAAACCAGTGATCTGTTCTAATTTATGGTAATCCTCACGCCGTGCCCACTGgcactgtaaaaaaaaagatttgaggatAGCCAGCTGCTCTTTGGTTTTGCGCTTGGTCTTTCGCTGGCGTTGCATATCTGGGGAAAGGTACTCTGCAGGGCCAACCCTACCTGGTACTGAATTATGTCTTAGCCCCTGGGGCCAAGCTGGCTCCAGATGTGGGGGCAGTGCCTGTTCACTGGGTGACAGTGGCTGTGAGATACAGCCTAGTGACTGGAGGGGTTTAGAGGTGGCAGAAGCTCCATTAGCCAGTACAGGGAAAGTGGaagaagaggtagagggagaggaaggagtcaTATTAGATGTTGACTCCTGCTTACAACTACTAGCAAGTAGTGAGATTGGTGGGGGCTTATCCCGAGCATGTGGCGGATGGACAGCTGTGGAGTGGTTCCAGGAAGCAGAACCTAGGCCATGTGACTGGTGGGgacccctgcctgcctgctcCTTAGAGAAGCCACCACTTTGAAGATCCTGCCAAAAATCTGATTGGTGGGGGAATGCCCCACTGCCAGGTGCCATCAGGGGTTCCTTTGCTTTCTGGTGACTCAGCAGCTCTGAGGACTCCTCAGGTTCTACCTTCAAGCCTTTCATTTGGGTGGGCTCACTAAGAGTCAGGGGTACTATTCCAAGACCCATTTGTTCTGGAGGTGGCAATGGAGGAGGCACCTCCTCTGGGGGCCGCCCTGCATGATGAGTAAAAGAGAGAAGGGATTTGAAATGGAGCTGGTCCCGATGATAGACCACTCGGGCTCGAGTCTCTTCTATTTCTTCAGATGACCAGCTAATGCCACAGCGGAGGCGCTGGGCCATGAACCAAGTCTTGACTTTCTCCATCTGCAGCCCATAGCGTAAGCAGAGAAGGGCAATGTCTGCTAGACTGGGATAGGGAAAGTAGCTGAAGGTTTGTAGCAAGTGTTCATTGCCATCCAGCTCACTGGTCTGGGCTGCTTGGGTCCACACAAGTTGTAGCTCCTCGGAGATTGGAGGCAGGCAGATGAGCCCCGCTGGGGAGCTATTAAGACTGCTGGCCTCTTTATTAGGAGGCATGGTGCTTTCTGATTTGTGCCCTTCAGAGATAGCTGTAATAAGAAGAGAAACAGCTCAATCACTGGGGCTCCTCTTTCAGCCTATTGCTCAATTTCTGCCAAACAAAATGCTGGACTCCAATACAATCAACTATCTATGTGTACCATGTTGGATTGCTTTTAAAGTGCTTTAGtagtttctcatttaattttcctaattttatgaCCCTGTTAAAATTCCTGTTGTATGTATGGAAAAACCAAAGTCCACAGAAGTTAAATTACCCCAAGTCACATGACTAGTGAATACTATCACCAGGACAAAAATCTGTCTTTAGAGATTAAGGAAGAAAACTCATCCTTATGTTGCCTTAGTTTTTCTAATTCAAACTCACTTCATCCTCTAAGTCCATGGAACAGGAGTCACAAAATGAAATCTCAACCACAAAAACATGAAGTGCAGTAATCTCAGAACTAATGCAAATTGCTTTAACTCCTGGCAATTTATGATTACCTCCAGAATGTCGAGACAGGTGGGAAATACAAGAGAGGAGCTAGAAGGCAGGACAGCACTGTTccactgcccagcccccagccccctttcctcttccctttttggTGATGGAGTCCTTCAGGGAGGGCAATGATAGTGCCTTTAAGCCCTAAAACCAAACccgttttattttctctctgtagGATAAGACACAGGTCAGATATCTGGGATAAGTGGGGCTTACTCCTCCTGGGTTTTGGGGTCCTGTGGGGGTAGAGGGAATTGTTTCCACCAAGTCATCCTCAGAACAAAGGTTagcccctcccccaagccttTGTCTCTTCCTAcagctcagtctctctctggggAGCCTGGAGAGCTCCCTCAGACTGTAACAGCCCCTCCACACAGGGCCGAAGCCCTGCCAGTCTTATCTCTGCAGCCCAGCTTTCTTCTCAGGGCCAGGTGGGCAGATGCACTGTGAATGGAAGCCAGGTCCTGCAGGCTCCCCAGCAGCACCACTGCTCCCAGGGCTGTGGGTGTGGGGGCTGCAGGGAGAGCTCCTGATCCTGCATCATGCCTGAAATACCTGCTCAGGTTATTTCCCAGAAAGTTCTGTTGACCAGGTTTTAACTCAGCTCCCTGGATGGGCATTAGAAACTCTTTAACACATCTGCCACCCTTTACTGTTAGAGGAATCCCATCtgagtttataaatatttacctcTGATATGTTAAGGATGGGACAGGATTCCTAGGTAAACATGATGAACCGAGAAGAATCTCAAGTCCAGGACGTTATAGTACACAGTGGTATCAAGGGATTTTATATGACGATTAGAAAAATATGGAAGCATTTTAATGAGTCTCCATTTCCTTTTAACAATCTCATCTATTGAACTGAAGGCCATGCAGATCCTAAAGGCTGTACAGCTTGAAGAGAACCTGAAGAGGGTAAATGGAGGCAGCATGGCACAGTGGGTAGAAATGGGATCCCTGACTAAGGCCAACCTGCAGTCTGAATCCCAGTTCTGCTACTTACCAGCtatatgatcttgggcaagctaCTGAACTTAAAggagctttagtttcttcatgtgtaaaaaaTGCACAGTGCTGCATGTCtataaagctatatatttttatcaggaacctactatgtgctaggcaagACCTAACACAGCTGTTGGTGTGCAGGTCTGGGGTGAGGCAGATTTGAGATT from Mustela erminea isolate mMusErm1 chromosome 5, mMusErm1.Pri, whole genome shotgun sequence carries:
- the HOMEZ gene encoding homeobox and leucine zipper protein Homez isoform X2: MLKGRVSMRSRHPKRAISEGHKSESTMPPNKEASSLNSSPAGLICLPPISEELQLVWTQAAQTSELDGNEHLLQTFSYFPYPSLADIALLCLRYGLQMEKVKTWFMAQRLRCGISWSSEEIEETRARVVYHRDQLHFKSLLSFTHHAGRPPEEVPPPLPPPEQMGLGIVPLTLSEPTQMKGLKVEPEESSELLSHQKAKEPLMAPGSGAFPHQSDFWQDLQSGGFSKEQAGRGPHQSHGLGSASWNHSTAVHPPHARDKPPPISLLASSCKQESTSNMTPSSPSTSSSTFPVLANGASATSKPLQSLGCISQPLSPSEQALPPHLEPAWPQGLRHNSVPGRVGPAEYLSPDMQRQRKTKRKTKEQLAILKSFFLQCQWARREDYHKLEQITGLPRPEIIQWFGDTRYALKHGQLKWFRDNAVPGASSFQDPAIPTPPPSTRSLNEWAETPPLPNPPPPPDIRPLERYWAAHQQLRESDIPQLSQASRLSTQQVLDWFDSRLPEPAEVVVCLDEEEEEEEEELPEDDEDEEEEEEEEEEEDDDDVIIQD
- the HOMEZ gene encoding homeobox and leucine zipper protein Homez isoform X1; its protein translation is MVRGWEPPPGPDRAISEGHKSESTMPPNKEASSLNSSPAGLICLPPISEELQLVWTQAAQTSELDGNEHLLQTFSYFPYPSLADIALLCLRYGLQMEKVKTWFMAQRLRCGISWSSEEIEETRARVVYHRDQLHFKSLLSFTHHAGRPPEEVPPPLPPPEQMGLGIVPLTLSEPTQMKGLKVEPEESSELLSHQKAKEPLMAPGSGAFPHQSDFWQDLQSGGFSKEQAGRGPHQSHGLGSASWNHSTAVHPPHARDKPPPISLLASSCKQESTSNMTPSSPSTSSSTFPVLANGASATSKPLQSLGCISQPLSPSEQALPPHLEPAWPQGLRHNSVPGRVGPAEYLSPDMQRQRKTKRKTKEQLAILKSFFLQCQWARREDYHKLEQITGLPRPEIIQWFGDTRYALKHGQLKWFRDNAVPGASSFQDPAIPTPPPSTRSLNEWAETPPLPNPPPPPDIRPLERYWAAHQQLRESDIPQLSQASRLSTQQVLDWFDSRLPEPAEVVVCLDEEEEEEEEELPEDDEDEEEEEEEEEEEDDDDVIIQD